One part of the Aricia agestis chromosome Z, ilAriAges1.1, whole genome shotgun sequence genome encodes these proteins:
- the LOC121738666 gene encoding L-lactate dehydrogenase isoform X4: MAARMATLDQLFQTVQPKTDNTGNKVTVVGTGQVGMAAVFSLLTQGVTNNICLIDMMEDKLKGEMMDLQHGSAFMKNAKIQASTDYAISAGSKICVVTAGVRQREGESRLDLVQRNTDVLKQVIPKLVKYSPDTILLIASNPVDILTYVTWKISGLPKHRVIGSGTNLDSARFRYLLSERLAVASTSCHGYIIGEHGDSSVPVWSGVNVAGVRLSDINPKIGSDTDPEKWKSLHQEVVNSAYEVIKLKGYTSWAIGLSLAQLCHAIISNAFSVHPVSTYLKGEQGVTDEVFLSLPCVLGHNGVCDIIRQPLTEHEKQQLHKSAKIMASVQNGIKF; the protein is encoded by the exons CAAGAATGGCGACTCTAGACCAGCTTTTCCAGACGGTTCAGCCCAAGACTGACAATACTGGCAACAAGGTGACAGTAGTCGGCACTGGACAAGTCGGCATGGCTGCTGTCTTTTCACTTCTCACTCAG ggtGTGACCAACAACATCTGTCTGATTGACATGATGGAAGACAAACTGAAGGGCGAGATGATGGATCTGCAGCATGGATCGGCCTTCATGAAGAATGCCAAGATACAGGCGAGCACGG ACTATGCGATCTCGGCTGGTTCCAAGATCTGTGTGGTGACAGCCGGCGTGAGGCAGAGGGAAGGAGAGAGCAGACTCGACCTGGTGCAGAGAAACACGGACGTACTCAAGCAGGTTATACCTAAG CTGGTGAAATACAGTCCGGACACGATACTGCTAATCGCCAGCAACCCTGTGGACATCCTGACATACGTGACATGGAAGATCAGTGGTCTGCCCAAGCACCGCGTTATCGGTTCTGGTACCAACCTGGACTCGGCGAGGTTTAGGTACCTCTTGAGCGAGCGACTGGCAGTCGCCTCGACATCCTGCCACGGGTACATCATTGGCGAGCACGGAGATAGTAGTG TCCCCGTCTGGTCTGGCGTGAACGTAGCCGGGGTGCGCCTGAGTGATATCAACCCGAAAATCGGTTCTGACACCGACCCTGAGAAGTGGAAGTCTCTTCACCAGGAGGTGGTGAACAGCGCGTACGAGGTTATCAAGCTGAAGGGCTACACGTCGTGGGCTATTGGACTATCCTTAGCTCAGCTGTGCCACGCAATCATCAGCAATGCCTTCAGTGTGCATCCGGTCTCTACTTATTTGAAG GGCGAGCAAGGCGTCACCGACGAGGTGTTCCTGTCGCTGCCCTGCGTGTTGGGTCACAACGGCGTCTGCGATATTATCAGACAACCGCTCACCGAACACGAGAAGCAGCAGCTGCATAAGTCCGCCAAGATCATGGCTAGCGTCCAAAACGGCATTAAGTTTTAA
- the LOC121738666 gene encoding L-lactate dehydrogenase isoform X3, whose amino-acid sequence MSLTRYIVKSLVDAQRNFARMATLDQLFQTVQPKTDNTGNKVTVVGTGQVGMAAVFSLLTQGVTNNICLIDMMEDKLKGEMMDLQHGSAFMKNAKIQASTDYAISAGSKICVVTAGVRQREGESRLDLVQRNTDVLKQVIPKLVKYSPDTILLIASNPVDILTYVTWKISGLPKHRVIGSGTNLDSARFRYLLSERLAVASTSCHGYIIGEHGDSSVPVWSGVNVAGVRLSDINPKIGSDTDPEKWKSLHQEVVNSAYEVIKLKGYTSWAIGLSLAQLCHAIISNAFSVHPVSTYLKGEQGVTDEVFLSLPCVLGHNGVCDIIRQPLTEHEKQQLHKSAKIMASVQNGIKF is encoded by the exons atgagcCTAACACGTTACATTGTCAAATCTTTAGTTGATGCTCAAAGAAATTTCG CAAGAATGGCGACTCTAGACCAGCTTTTCCAGACGGTTCAGCCCAAGACTGACAATACTGGCAACAAGGTGACAGTAGTCGGCACTGGACAAGTCGGCATGGCTGCTGTCTTTTCACTTCTCACTCAG ggtGTGACCAACAACATCTGTCTGATTGACATGATGGAAGACAAACTGAAGGGCGAGATGATGGATCTGCAGCATGGATCGGCCTTCATGAAGAATGCCAAGATACAGGCGAGCACGG ACTATGCGATCTCGGCTGGTTCCAAGATCTGTGTGGTGACAGCCGGCGTGAGGCAGAGGGAAGGAGAGAGCAGACTCGACCTGGTGCAGAGAAACACGGACGTACTCAAGCAGGTTATACCTAAG CTGGTGAAATACAGTCCGGACACGATACTGCTAATCGCCAGCAACCCTGTGGACATCCTGACATACGTGACATGGAAGATCAGTGGTCTGCCCAAGCACCGCGTTATCGGTTCTGGTACCAACCTGGACTCGGCGAGGTTTAGGTACCTCTTGAGCGAGCGACTGGCAGTCGCCTCGACATCCTGCCACGGGTACATCATTGGCGAGCACGGAGATAGTAGTG TCCCCGTCTGGTCTGGCGTGAACGTAGCCGGGGTGCGCCTGAGTGATATCAACCCGAAAATCGGTTCTGACACCGACCCTGAGAAGTGGAAGTCTCTTCACCAGGAGGTGGTGAACAGCGCGTACGAGGTTATCAAGCTGAAGGGCTACACGTCGTGGGCTATTGGACTATCCTTAGCTCAGCTGTGCCACGCAATCATCAGCAATGCCTTCAGTGTGCATCCGGTCTCTACTTATTTGAAG GGCGAGCAAGGCGTCACCGACGAGGTGTTCCTGTCGCTGCCCTGCGTGTTGGGTCACAACGGCGTCTGCGATATTATCAGACAACCGCTCACCGAACACGAGAAGCAGCAGCTGCATAAGTCCGCCAAGATCATGGCTAGCGTCCAAAACGGCATTAAGTTTTAA
- the LOC121738666 gene encoding L-lactate dehydrogenase isoform X5, with product MATLDQLFQTVQPKTDNTGNKVTVVGTGQVGMAAVFSLLTQGVTNNICLIDMMEDKLKGEMMDLQHGSAFMKNAKIQASTDYAISAGSKICVVTAGVRQREGESRLDLVQRNTDVLKQVIPKLVKYSPDTILLIASNPVDILTYVTWKISGLPKHRVIGSGTNLDSARFRYLLSERLAVASTSCHGYIIGEHGDSSVPVWSGVNVAGVRLSDINPKIGSDTDPEKWKSLHQEVVNSAYEVIKLKGYTSWAIGLSLAQLCHAIISNAFSVHPVSTYLKGEQGVTDEVFLSLPCVLGHNGVCDIIRQPLTEHEKQQLHKSAKIMASVQNGIKF from the exons ATGGCGACTCTAGACCAGCTTTTCCAGACGGTTCAGCCCAAGACTGACAATACTGGCAACAAGGTGACAGTAGTCGGCACTGGACAAGTCGGCATGGCTGCTGTCTTTTCACTTCTCACTCAG ggtGTGACCAACAACATCTGTCTGATTGACATGATGGAAGACAAACTGAAGGGCGAGATGATGGATCTGCAGCATGGATCGGCCTTCATGAAGAATGCCAAGATACAGGCGAGCACGG ACTATGCGATCTCGGCTGGTTCCAAGATCTGTGTGGTGACAGCCGGCGTGAGGCAGAGGGAAGGAGAGAGCAGACTCGACCTGGTGCAGAGAAACACGGACGTACTCAAGCAGGTTATACCTAAG CTGGTGAAATACAGTCCGGACACGATACTGCTAATCGCCAGCAACCCTGTGGACATCCTGACATACGTGACATGGAAGATCAGTGGTCTGCCCAAGCACCGCGTTATCGGTTCTGGTACCAACCTGGACTCGGCGAGGTTTAGGTACCTCTTGAGCGAGCGACTGGCAGTCGCCTCGACATCCTGCCACGGGTACATCATTGGCGAGCACGGAGATAGTAGTG TCCCCGTCTGGTCTGGCGTGAACGTAGCCGGGGTGCGCCTGAGTGATATCAACCCGAAAATCGGTTCTGACACCGACCCTGAGAAGTGGAAGTCTCTTCACCAGGAGGTGGTGAACAGCGCGTACGAGGTTATCAAGCTGAAGGGCTACACGTCGTGGGCTATTGGACTATCCTTAGCTCAGCTGTGCCACGCAATCATCAGCAATGCCTTCAGTGTGCATCCGGTCTCTACTTATTTGAAG GGCGAGCAAGGCGTCACCGACGAGGTGTTCCTGTCGCTGCCCTGCGTGTTGGGTCACAACGGCGTCTGCGATATTATCAGACAACCGCTCACCGAACACGAGAAGCAGCAGCTGCATAAGTCCGCCAAGATCATGGCTAGCGTCCAAAACGGCATTAAGTTTTAA
- the LOC121738666 gene encoding L-lactate dehydrogenase isoform X1, with protein MSLNGLFSNNYGLRTGNGSQNGNGSQNGNGIQNGNGVHSTNGVNGFEPNIINPRDTRMATLDQLFQTVQPKTDNTGNKVTVVGTGQVGMAAVFSLLTQGVTNNICLIDMMEDKLKGEMMDLQHGSAFMKNAKIQASTDYAISAGSKICVVTAGVRQREGESRLDLVQRNTDVLKQVIPKLVKYSPDTILLIASNPVDILTYVTWKISGLPKHRVIGSGTNLDSARFRYLLSERLAVASTSCHGYIIGEHGDSSVPVWSGVNVAGVRLSDINPKIGSDTDPEKWKSLHQEVVNSAYEVIKLKGYTSWAIGLSLAQLCHAIISNAFSVHPVSTYLKGEQGVTDEVFLSLPCVLGHNGVCDIIRQPLTEHEKQQLHKSAKIMASVQNGIKF; from the exons ATGTCGCTAAACGGGTTATTTAGTAATAATTACGGGTTGCGAACTGGTAACGGGTCACAGAATGGAAACGGGTCACAAAATGGAAATGGAATTCAAAATGGAAACGGGGTGCACTCCACGAATGGGGTAAACGGCTTCGAACCAAATATCATAAATCCCAGAGACA CAAGAATGGCGACTCTAGACCAGCTTTTCCAGACGGTTCAGCCCAAGACTGACAATACTGGCAACAAGGTGACAGTAGTCGGCACTGGACAAGTCGGCATGGCTGCTGTCTTTTCACTTCTCACTCAG ggtGTGACCAACAACATCTGTCTGATTGACATGATGGAAGACAAACTGAAGGGCGAGATGATGGATCTGCAGCATGGATCGGCCTTCATGAAGAATGCCAAGATACAGGCGAGCACGG ACTATGCGATCTCGGCTGGTTCCAAGATCTGTGTGGTGACAGCCGGCGTGAGGCAGAGGGAAGGAGAGAGCAGACTCGACCTGGTGCAGAGAAACACGGACGTACTCAAGCAGGTTATACCTAAG CTGGTGAAATACAGTCCGGACACGATACTGCTAATCGCCAGCAACCCTGTGGACATCCTGACATACGTGACATGGAAGATCAGTGGTCTGCCCAAGCACCGCGTTATCGGTTCTGGTACCAACCTGGACTCGGCGAGGTTTAGGTACCTCTTGAGCGAGCGACTGGCAGTCGCCTCGACATCCTGCCACGGGTACATCATTGGCGAGCACGGAGATAGTAGTG TCCCCGTCTGGTCTGGCGTGAACGTAGCCGGGGTGCGCCTGAGTGATATCAACCCGAAAATCGGTTCTGACACCGACCCTGAGAAGTGGAAGTCTCTTCACCAGGAGGTGGTGAACAGCGCGTACGAGGTTATCAAGCTGAAGGGCTACACGTCGTGGGCTATTGGACTATCCTTAGCTCAGCTGTGCCACGCAATCATCAGCAATGCCTTCAGTGTGCATCCGGTCTCTACTTATTTGAAG GGCGAGCAAGGCGTCACCGACGAGGTGTTCCTGTCGCTGCCCTGCGTGTTGGGTCACAACGGCGTCTGCGATATTATCAGACAACCGCTCACCGAACACGAGAAGCAGCAGCTGCATAAGTCCGCCAAGATCATGGCTAGCGTCCAAAACGGCATTAAGTTTTAA
- the LOC121738666 gene encoding L-lactate dehydrogenase isoform X2 — MADYGCEKVCTCDGIAMKTKARMATLDQLFQTVQPKTDNTGNKVTVVGTGQVGMAAVFSLLTQGVTNNICLIDMMEDKLKGEMMDLQHGSAFMKNAKIQASTDYAISAGSKICVVTAGVRQREGESRLDLVQRNTDVLKQVIPKLVKYSPDTILLIASNPVDILTYVTWKISGLPKHRVIGSGTNLDSARFRYLLSERLAVASTSCHGYIIGEHGDSSVPVWSGVNVAGVRLSDINPKIGSDTDPEKWKSLHQEVVNSAYEVIKLKGYTSWAIGLSLAQLCHAIISNAFSVHPVSTYLKGEQGVTDEVFLSLPCVLGHNGVCDIIRQPLTEHEKQQLHKSAKIMASVQNGIKF, encoded by the exons CAAGAATGGCGACTCTAGACCAGCTTTTCCAGACGGTTCAGCCCAAGACTGACAATACTGGCAACAAGGTGACAGTAGTCGGCACTGGACAAGTCGGCATGGCTGCTGTCTTTTCACTTCTCACTCAG ggtGTGACCAACAACATCTGTCTGATTGACATGATGGAAGACAAACTGAAGGGCGAGATGATGGATCTGCAGCATGGATCGGCCTTCATGAAGAATGCCAAGATACAGGCGAGCACGG ACTATGCGATCTCGGCTGGTTCCAAGATCTGTGTGGTGACAGCCGGCGTGAGGCAGAGGGAAGGAGAGAGCAGACTCGACCTGGTGCAGAGAAACACGGACGTACTCAAGCAGGTTATACCTAAG CTGGTGAAATACAGTCCGGACACGATACTGCTAATCGCCAGCAACCCTGTGGACATCCTGACATACGTGACATGGAAGATCAGTGGTCTGCCCAAGCACCGCGTTATCGGTTCTGGTACCAACCTGGACTCGGCGAGGTTTAGGTACCTCTTGAGCGAGCGACTGGCAGTCGCCTCGACATCCTGCCACGGGTACATCATTGGCGAGCACGGAGATAGTAGTG TCCCCGTCTGGTCTGGCGTGAACGTAGCCGGGGTGCGCCTGAGTGATATCAACCCGAAAATCGGTTCTGACACCGACCCTGAGAAGTGGAAGTCTCTTCACCAGGAGGTGGTGAACAGCGCGTACGAGGTTATCAAGCTGAAGGGCTACACGTCGTGGGCTATTGGACTATCCTTAGCTCAGCTGTGCCACGCAATCATCAGCAATGCCTTCAGTGTGCATCCGGTCTCTACTTATTTGAAG GGCGAGCAAGGCGTCACCGACGAGGTGTTCCTGTCGCTGCCCTGCGTGTTGGGTCACAACGGCGTCTGCGATATTATCAGACAACCGCTCACCGAACACGAGAAGCAGCAGCTGCATAAGTCCGCCAAGATCATGGCTAGCGTCCAAAACGGCATTAAGTTTTAA